The following are from one region of the Gryllotalpicola protaetiae genome:
- a CDS encoding phage portal protein gives MTDQAVALVDWGVSRLLPMLEDDGEVFTALLEKWVGKLRRNQTRSMYYDLKQPLKDLGIAVPPQLRSLDIVMGWPAKGVNALARRCIFDGFTLPGSPSDPFGLDQVWDDNRMDLEVSQGITSALIHGVAFIVTGQGRRDEREPEIVQNIYSAHWATGIWDKRLREFSAALVVPHVDDVGLPDEFIIYLPDRVYDITRPAPGRFEVYWQPNPLGAVPVRPLVYQPELERPLGHSRISRAAMSLTDQAARVLLRAEVSAEFFSAPQRYLLGADEAAFEDAKGVRKSAWQAVTGRWLAIGRDEDGELPQVGQFPQQTMDPHLRHLTGLSEMFAAEMNLPVGSLGVVQDNPASAEAIYAAKEELVIEAQGANRAFGTGLVDAALDAVMLRDGLSEPTAEMRQLRAKFRNPATPSIASATDAVIKQIGAMPWFADSDVALEQMGYDETTVERLRADRRRAQAGQVFATIGQEAARATTIPAVAQAAGLRVPE, from the coding sequence GTGACCGATCAGGCCGTGGCGCTGGTCGACTGGGGGGTGAGCCGCCTCCTGCCAATGCTTGAGGACGACGGCGAGGTATTCACCGCGCTACTCGAGAAGTGGGTCGGGAAGCTGCGCCGCAACCAGACCCGGTCGATGTACTACGACCTGAAGCAGCCGCTCAAGGACCTCGGCATCGCCGTTCCGCCTCAGCTGCGCAGCCTAGACATCGTCATGGGCTGGCCGGCCAAGGGCGTGAATGCGCTGGCTCGCCGGTGCATCTTCGACGGCTTCACGCTTCCAGGATCCCCAAGCGACCCGTTTGGGCTCGATCAGGTCTGGGACGACAACCGCATGGACCTCGAGGTGTCCCAGGGCATCACGTCGGCGCTGATCCACGGGGTCGCGTTCATCGTGACCGGTCAGGGCCGCCGGGACGAACGCGAGCCGGAGATCGTCCAGAACATCTACTCAGCCCACTGGGCTACTGGCATCTGGGACAAGCGCCTGCGGGAATTCAGCGCCGCGCTCGTCGTGCCGCATGTTGACGACGTCGGGCTGCCGGACGAGTTCATCATCTACCTGCCCGATCGGGTCTACGACATCACCCGGCCCGCGCCTGGCCGCTTCGAGGTCTACTGGCAGCCGAACCCGCTTGGTGCGGTGCCGGTTCGCCCGCTCGTGTACCAGCCCGAGCTGGAGCGTCCCCTCGGCCACTCCCGCATCAGCCGGGCTGCGATGAGCTTGACGGACCAGGCGGCGCGGGTGCTTCTGCGCGCCGAGGTGTCGGCGGAGTTCTTCTCAGCCCCGCAGCGGTACCTGCTCGGCGCCGACGAGGCCGCGTTCGAGGACGCGAAGGGCGTCCGCAAATCGGCCTGGCAGGCGGTCACGGGCCGCTGGCTGGCGATCGGGCGGGACGAGGACGGCGAGCTGCCGCAAGTCGGCCAGTTCCCGCAGCAGACCATGGACCCGCACCTGCGGCACCTCACGGGCCTCTCCGAGATGTTCGCCGCGGAGATGAACCTGCCGGTCGGCTCCCTCGGCGTTGTGCAGGACAACCCAGCGTCCGCCGAGGCGATTTACGCCGCCAAGGAGGAGCTGGTCATCGAGGCCCAGGGCGCCAACCGCGCCTTCGGCACCGGCCTGGTCGATGCGGCCCTGGACGCGGTGATGCTCCGCGACGGGCTCAGTGAGCCAACCGCCGAGATGCGGCAGCTGCGGGCGAAGTTCCGCAACCCGGCGACCCCGTCGATCGCCTCAGCGACCGATGCCGTCATCAAGCAGATCGGCGCGATGCCATGGTTCGCCGACTCGGATGTCGCGCTTGAGCAGATGGGCTACGACGAGACCACGGTCGAGCGCCTTCGCGCCGACCGGCGGCGTGCGCAGGCTGGCCAGGTCTTCGCGACCATCGGGCAGGAGGCCGCGCGGGCGACCACGATCCCGGCGGTCGCGCAGGCGGCGGGGCTGCGGGTACCCGAATGA
- a CDS encoding capsid assembly scaffolding protein Gp46 family protein: MTTEPTGTEPPQANAASAQDEFAPITTQEQFERALSDRLKRERAKFADYDDLKTRAARWDEVEAANKTELEKAQDRIRELESARNEDASERTRLNVIATLGIPPEYHDLITGQDEAEMTKRARQVRELLEAKAAAPDPNGRRLVVPSQGRTPEKALNGSGLEDAIKRAVGAA, encoded by the coding sequence ATGACTACGGAACCCACCGGCACCGAGCCTCCCCAGGCCAACGCGGCGAGCGCCCAAGACGAATTCGCTCCCATCACCACCCAGGAGCAGTTCGAGCGGGCCCTCTCCGACCGGCTCAAGCGGGAGCGGGCGAAGTTCGCCGACTACGACGACCTGAAGACCCGCGCTGCGCGCTGGGACGAGGTCGAGGCGGCGAACAAGACCGAGCTGGAGAAGGCGCAGGACCGCATCCGCGAGCTGGAGTCAGCCCGCAACGAGGATGCCTCCGAGCGGACCCGGCTCAACGTCATCGCCACCCTCGGCATCCCGCCCGAGTACCACGACCTGATCACCGGGCAGGACGAGGCGGAGATGACGAAGCGGGCGCGGCAGGTGCGCGAACTGCTCGAGGCGAAGGCCGCAGCGCCCGACCCGAACGGGCGCCGCCTCGTGGTTCCAAGCCAGGGCCGGACTCCTGAAAAGGCACTCAACGGATCCGGTCTCGAGGACGCGATCAAGCGCGCTGTCGGGGCCGCATAG
- a CDS encoding HNH endonuclease, whose amino-acid sequence MTAPNDNVRKLVYQRDGERCIACGRQDLLEFQHRQAVGMGGSDHRVNVWEGLTACRYCNAAFEAHLQATALLRGWKVRRWVPFEQLLEVPVYYPLARAWYLLDRIGGRTPIDSGRAMQLMVDLYGALLYQQLGMAAAHG is encoded by the coding sequence ATGACCGCCCCCAACGACAACGTCCGCAAGCTCGTCTACCAGCGCGATGGCGAGCGGTGCATCGCCTGCGGCCGGCAGGACCTGCTCGAGTTCCAACACCGGCAGGCAGTCGGCATGGGCGGCAGCGACCATCGCGTCAACGTCTGGGAGGGCCTCACCGCCTGCCGCTACTGCAACGCCGCCTTCGAAGCGCACCTGCAAGCCACCGCCCTCCTGCGCGGCTGGAAGGTCCGCCGCTGGGTGCCCTTCGAGCAGCTCCTCGAGGTCCCCGTCTACTACCCCCTCGCCCGCGCCTGGTACCTGCTCGACCGGATCGGCGGACGCACCCCCATCGACTCGGGCCGCGCAATGCAGCTCATGGTCGACCTCTACGGGGCGCTCCTCTACCAGCAGCTCGGAATGGCGGCAGCCCATGGCTAG
- a CDS encoding DUF5361 domain-containing protein, translated as MDRWPGKIGQLAYVLAHHRTQVEAELIRNGIRLRWMGTPQVSWRDVWALTVTCDPQSPLGLALSPDNVWGLREQLLAAAVDALRLLWWAQTADAEKNRNRPKPIPRPGVKKAGRTTRGQAMPLEELKRQLALPRSPIDS; from the coding sequence ATGGACCGGTGGCCAGGGAAAATCGGTCAGCTCGCCTACGTCCTAGCGCACCACCGGACGCAGGTCGAAGCCGAGCTGATCCGCAACGGGATCCGGCTGCGCTGGATGGGCACGCCCCAGGTGAGCTGGCGCGACGTGTGGGCGCTTACGGTCACCTGCGATCCGCAGTCGCCGCTGGGCCTCGCGCTCAGCCCCGACAACGTCTGGGGCCTGCGCGAGCAGCTCCTGGCGGCGGCAGTTGACGCGCTGCGCCTGCTCTGGTGGGCGCAGACCGCCGATGCCGAGAAGAACAGGAACAGGCCCAAGCCGATCCCGCGTCCCGGCGTGAAGAAGGCCGGGCGCACCACGAGGGGCCAGGCGATGCCGCTCGAGGAGCTGAAGCGGCAGCTCGCGCTGCCGCGCAGCCCCATCGACTCCTAG
- a CDS encoding phage tail protein has translation MANSVENVFIGKPGGGISVAPLGGTVPTNATDALPSGFDPLGYISEDGYTNTVDSDTDTLGAWGGDVVATLFNGDTETFTFTAIEINPVVLKQVYGPSNVTVVGDTITALHNSIPRPHASWVFETLYNGRVKRDVVPDGQITDIGDIVNQDGDAVGFEITVTAYPDADGNRAYTYIAKVEAEPESLAAPAAEPEPEQAAA, from the coding sequence ATGGCTAACAGTGTCGAGAACGTGTTCATCGGTAAGCCCGGTGGGGGCATCTCCGTCGCCCCGCTCGGGGGCACGGTACCGACGAACGCCACCGACGCCCTCCCGAGCGGCTTCGATCCGCTCGGCTACATCTCCGAGGACGGCTACACCAACACGGTCGACTCGGACACCGACACCCTCGGCGCCTGGGGCGGAGATGTCGTCGCCACCCTCTTCAACGGGGACACCGAGACCTTCACCTTCACCGCGATCGAGATCAACCCGGTCGTCCTCAAGCAGGTCTACGGCCCGAGCAACGTGACGGTCGTCGGCGACACCATCACGGCGCTGCACAACTCGATCCCGCGCCCGCACGCTAGCTGGGTCTTCGAGACCCTCTACAACGGGCGCGTGAAGCGCGACGTGGTGCCGGACGGCCAGATTACGGACATCGGCGACATCGTCAACCAGGACGGCGACGCGGTGGGCTTCGAGATCACGGTCACCGCCTACCCCGACGCTGACGGGAACCGCGCCTACACCTACATCGCCAAGGTCGAGGCCGAGCCCGAGTCGCTCGCCGCCCCCGCCGCCGAGCCGGAGCCCGAGCAGGCCGCTGCGTGA
- a CDS encoding terminase yields the protein MPPAFDAGLSEARLDDLLGVSFAAGLVFDPWQELGAEGMTRTRSDGKWSAFEVGLQANRQNGKGALLEGRQLAGLFVWNESLQVHTAHEFKTAQEHFLRLRHLIEDTPTLDRLVARVRTASGEEAIETKSGCRLRFMARSTGSGRGLAGDVVYLDEAYRLRQAMMAALLPTMAAKSLDGNPQLFYTSSAGMLDSDVQEALRARGIVGDERLMYAEWSVPDDADPDDPENWRRANPAFGIRISEEFIASMRAAMGDEEFKREHLGIWAKVGGEQTIPPAAWDAGFADDLGGVPVARLALAVDVPPARDSAVIGLAARLEDGRTMVEVAAQEPGIGWVPDRLAAIRRAMHPVAVVVDAAGAAGTIMPELRQRHVRTMQIGYRDLGVACGRFYDMVLAGRLAHSGQAPLDEAVAVATRTPIGDSLWKWNRKTKAGNISPLVAVTLALHGLEAKAHTGDQLRSKVVVLS from the coding sequence ATGCCGCCGGCCTTCGACGCCGGCCTGTCGGAGGCCCGCCTTGACGATCTGCTCGGGGTGTCGTTCGCTGCCGGCCTGGTCTTCGACCCGTGGCAGGAGTTGGGCGCCGAGGGGATGACCCGGACGCGTTCAGATGGCAAGTGGTCGGCGTTCGAGGTCGGCTTGCAGGCGAATCGGCAGAACGGCAAGGGTGCGCTGCTCGAGGGTCGGCAGCTCGCGGGCCTGTTCGTCTGGAACGAGAGCCTGCAGGTCCACACCGCTCACGAGTTCAAGACCGCGCAGGAGCACTTCCTGCGGTTGCGGCACCTCATTGAGGACACGCCGACGCTGGACCGGTTGGTAGCGCGGGTGCGTACGGCGTCCGGTGAGGAGGCCATCGAGACGAAGTCGGGGTGCCGACTCAGGTTCATGGCCCGCTCGACGGGCTCTGGTCGAGGGCTCGCCGGCGACGTCGTGTACCTGGATGAGGCGTACCGGCTGCGGCAGGCGATGATGGCTGCCCTGCTGCCGACGATGGCGGCGAAGTCGCTGGACGGGAATCCGCAGCTCTTCTACACCTCGAGTGCGGGGATGCTCGACTCGGATGTGCAGGAGGCGCTGCGGGCGCGCGGCATCGTCGGCGATGAGCGGCTGATGTACGCCGAGTGGTCGGTGCCTGATGATGCGGACCCGGATGACCCGGAGAACTGGCGGCGGGCGAACCCCGCATTTGGGATCCGGATCTCGGAGGAGTTCATCGCGTCCATGCGGGCGGCGATGGGCGATGAGGAGTTCAAGCGGGAGCATCTCGGGATCTGGGCGAAGGTCGGCGGAGAGCAGACCATCCCGCCCGCGGCCTGGGACGCGGGCTTCGCCGATGACCTTGGCGGGGTGCCCGTCGCGCGGCTGGCCCTCGCTGTTGACGTGCCGCCTGCCCGGGACTCGGCGGTTATCGGCCTGGCGGCGCGCCTTGAGGACGGGCGCACGATGGTCGAGGTAGCGGCTCAGGAGCCCGGGATCGGTTGGGTGCCTGATCGGCTGGCGGCGATTCGCCGGGCGATGCATCCCGTCGCAGTGGTGGTCGATGCCGCCGGTGCCGCCGGGACGATCATGCCGGAGTTGCGGCAGCGGCACGTCCGCACCATGCAGATCGGCTACCGCGACCTGGGGGTGGCCTGCGGGCGCTTCTACGACATGGTGCTCGCGGGTCGGCTCGCCCACTCCGGGCAGGCGCCGCTCGATGAGGCGGTCGCCGTCGCCACGCGGACACCGATAGGTGACTCTCTGTGGAAGTGGAACAGGAAGACCAAGGCGGGCAACATCTCGCCGCTCGTCGCGGTCACGCTCGCGCTGCACGGCCTCGAGGCCAAGGCCCACACCGGTGACCAGCTGCGCTCGAAGGTGGTGGTGCTCTCGTGA
- a CDS encoding DUF7302 family protein, giving the protein MPRVTHPGGTTAVVSDALAAKLAAKGWQVENPAAPAASKPPAKRRPKPKPAPDETVPPEPGDIE; this is encoded by the coding sequence ATGCCTCGCGTAACACACCCCGGGGGAACCACGGCGGTCGTGTCCGACGCGCTGGCGGCGAAGCTCGCGGCCAAGGGGTGGCAGGTCGAGAATCCTGCCGCCCCCGCGGCGAGCAAGCCGCCGGCGAAGCGGCGCCCGAAACCGAAGCCTGCCCCCGATGAGACGGTCCCGCCGGAGCCCGGCGACATCGAGTAG
- a CDS encoding Gp19/Gp15/Gp42 family protein gives MAESWTTPADVIDSWVGGEAPDNPNLVQVWIDRAERYLRARIPNLEDRITSGDEPDLLDSVKDVVAAMVGRVFRNPDGVRQETTTAGPYSENRTYGGELPGSLFLTDSELGQLLLGARFPGQAFEIDPLEHYAGPPWHPAHGSWWWP, from the coding sequence ATGGCCGAGTCATGGACGACCCCGGCAGACGTCATCGACTCCTGGGTCGGCGGCGAGGCGCCCGACAACCCGAACCTCGTACAGGTCTGGATCGACCGCGCCGAGAGGTACCTGCGTGCACGGATCCCCAACCTCGAGGACCGCATCACCTCGGGCGATGAGCCCGACCTGCTCGACTCCGTCAAGGATGTCGTCGCGGCAATGGTCGGACGGGTCTTCCGCAACCCGGACGGCGTCCGGCAGGAGACCACCACTGCGGGGCCGTACTCAGAGAACCGCACCTACGGAGGAGAGCTGCCTGGCTCCCTCTTCCTCACCGACAGCGAGCTGGGGCAGCTGCTCCTAGGAGCCCGCTTCCCCGGCCAGGCCTTCGAGATCGACCCGCTCGAGCACTACGCCGGGCCGCCCTGGCACCCAGCGCACGGGAGCTGGTGGTGGCCGTGA
- a CDS encoding helix-turn-helix domain-containing protein — MTGTLLSVGDAARRVRKDRRTIDRWIANGELPTIRICDNTGRTVIRLVQEEHLLAVWRRRLLKAKGQEDAHA, encoded by the coding sequence ATGACGGGCACCCTGCTCAGCGTCGGCGACGCCGCCCGCCGCGTCCGCAAGGACCGGCGCACCATCGACCGCTGGATCGCGAACGGCGAGCTGCCGACGATCCGCATCTGCGACAACACGGGCCGCACGGTCATCCGGCTCGTGCAGGAGGAGCACCTGCTCGCCGTCTGGCGCCGCCGGCTCCTCAAGGCCAAGGGACAGGAAGACGCTCATGCGTGA
- a CDS encoding phage major capsid protein — translation MTDQISDVVGTGDFAGFLPPTLAQPYFDEALRASVVQPLSRQITLGPNGVAIPVTTTKPTAAWVSEGGQKPVTRGGQALVTVEPKKLAAIAVVSAEVVRANPGGYVTNLRPQIGEAFAIAFDQAALYGTNSPFTSAENPNYVAATDKTVTLGSAAPGAGGLFTDLNAGLSLLVNDKKRLTGFAFDSIAEPIFNTAVDTTGRPLFIDSPTIETAATVTAGRLLGRPAFIGDGVAEDETVGFGGDWTKTVWGTVGGISYDVSTQATVTIDGELTSLWEHNLVAIRVEAEFGWLCYDVDAFVKYNEAAGGDNGDTE, via the coding sequence ATGACCGACCAGATCAGCGACGTCGTCGGCACCGGCGACTTCGCCGGATTCCTGCCCCCGACGCTCGCGCAACCCTACTTCGATGAGGCGCTGCGGGCATCGGTGGTGCAGCCCCTGTCCCGCCAGATCACCCTCGGCCCGAACGGCGTCGCCATCCCGGTGACGACCACGAAGCCCACCGCGGCGTGGGTTTCTGAAGGCGGCCAGAAGCCCGTCACCCGCGGCGGCCAGGCGCTCGTCACCGTCGAGCCGAAGAAGCTCGCGGCGATCGCCGTCGTCTCCGCCGAGGTGGTGCGCGCCAACCCCGGCGGCTACGTCACCAACCTGCGCCCGCAGATCGGTGAAGCCTTCGCCATCGCGTTCGACCAGGCCGCCCTCTACGGCACGAATTCGCCGTTCACGAGTGCCGAGAACCCGAACTACGTGGCCGCGACGGACAAGACCGTCACCCTCGGCAGCGCGGCGCCCGGGGCCGGTGGGCTCTTCACCGACCTCAATGCCGGCCTCTCGCTCCTCGTCAACGACAAGAAGCGCCTGACCGGCTTCGCGTTCGACTCGATCGCCGAGCCGATCTTCAACACCGCCGTCGACACCACGGGCCGCCCGCTGTTCATCGACTCGCCCACCATCGAGACTGCCGCCACCGTCACGGCCGGCCGCCTCCTCGGGCGCCCCGCCTTCATCGGCGACGGCGTCGCCGAGGACGAGACGGTCGGCTTCGGCGGCGACTGGACCAAGACCGTCTGGGGCACGGTCGGCGGCATCAGCTACGACGTCTCCACCCAGGCGACAGTCACGATCGACGGCGAGCTGACCAGCCTCTGGGAGCACAACCTGGTCGCGATCCGGGTGGAGGCCGAGTTCGGCTGGCTCTGCTACGACGTCGACGCTTTCGTCAAGTACAACGAGGCGGCCGGCGGCGACAACGGCGACACGGAGTAG
- a CDS encoding phage tail protein has protein sequence MAIEIASAFVTIVPSLKGAAASINSQLTAGIDTSAIGQKIGSGVGQSAAASIAAQFSQAGKAMQQVGGKLTSAITKPAMLAATAVGGIFSVGGWNRLVAIDQAQAKLEGLGHSVDSVKAIMADALASVKGTAFGLGDAASLAASAVAAGIKPGQDLQRTLKLTADTAAIAGTSLGDMGLIVNSVAARNRLMGDDLMQLQSRGIPVLQFLADQYGVTAAAASEMVSSGQVDFATFQAAMESGLGGAALKMGNSFTGAMQNVWAAVGRVGAAFLDAGGTGGGFFSRLKPLLGEFTGGLDALEPIAARVGEKVGAAFANIITKVQQVIGWWQSLDAGTRGLVLKVGGAIAGIAVAAGPVLTIAGKLTSGIGSIVNIAGQLGAAFGGAGGAAGALGKVLTIATGPVGLIVAAIGTLIAVSPELRGALMDAFGTILPIIVSLAKALIPVIQQLASSLLPVLQIIGRAVAQVISQIVPIIAMLAQQLAPIITQIAGMIGPLVAALMPVITQIVNALLGILLPAISAILPVVKAVIGAVIPVIQALVTIIQGVVNIIVGLLTGNWAQVWKGMGQVVSGAVNLVVSVITGLWSITKAAFTGGLALIAALWNGAWSAIAGFFSAIGSTIASLATGLANGVRSAISGALSWLGSAWSSAWSGLTGAVSGAVTAVGRAVTGIPGAIKGALADAGSWLVGVGKDIINGLINGIASMVGAAVQKVKDLAGSIVNGAKAALGIGSPSRVFAREVGAMIPAGAALGVTANADDFRNAVDDMASYVPGWSASSARLGAGAGSALPEQVTLVDASGALLALMDVRVGSAMTADGRVAANGARRW, from the coding sequence GTGGCGATCGAGATTGCCTCCGCGTTCGTCACCATCGTCCCCTCGCTGAAGGGCGCGGCGGCCTCGATCAACTCGCAGCTCACCGCGGGCATCGACACCAGCGCGATCGGGCAGAAGATCGGCTCCGGCGTCGGCCAGTCCGCGGCGGCCAGCATCGCCGCCCAGTTCAGCCAGGCCGGCAAGGCGATGCAGCAGGTCGGTGGCAAGCTCACCAGCGCCATCACGAAGCCGGCGATGCTGGCCGCGACTGCGGTCGGCGGCATCTTCTCGGTCGGCGGCTGGAACCGGCTGGTCGCCATCGACCAGGCGCAGGCAAAGCTCGAGGGCCTCGGCCACTCAGTCGACTCCGTCAAGGCGATCATGGCCGATGCCCTCGCCTCCGTGAAGGGCACGGCGTTCGGCCTCGGCGACGCCGCCTCCCTCGCCGCCTCCGCCGTCGCCGCTGGCATCAAGCCTGGCCAGGACCTGCAGCGCACCCTGAAGCTCACCGCCGACACCGCCGCCATCGCCGGGACCTCCTTGGGCGACATGGGGCTCATCGTCAACAGCGTCGCCGCCCGCAACCGGCTGATGGGCGACGACCTCATGCAGCTCCAGTCGCGCGGCATCCCGGTGCTGCAGTTCCTCGCCGACCAGTACGGCGTCACTGCCGCCGCAGCCAGCGAGATGGTGTCCTCCGGCCAGGTCGACTTCGCCACCTTCCAGGCGGCCATGGAGTCCGGCCTCGGCGGTGCCGCCCTCAAGATGGGCAACTCCTTCACCGGCGCGATGCAGAACGTCTGGGCCGCGGTCGGGCGCGTCGGCGCCGCGTTCCTCGACGCGGGCGGCACCGGGGGAGGGTTCTTCTCACGGCTCAAGCCGCTGCTCGGGGAGTTCACCGGCGGCCTCGACGCGCTCGAGCCCATCGCCGCCCGAGTCGGCGAAAAGGTTGGTGCCGCCTTCGCGAACATCATCACGAAGGTTCAGCAGGTCATCGGCTGGTGGCAGTCCCTCGACGCAGGCACCCGCGGCCTGGTCCTCAAGGTCGGCGGCGCGATCGCCGGGATCGCTGTCGCCGCCGGGCCGGTCCTCACCATCGCCGGCAAGCTGACCTCAGGCATCGGCTCCATCGTCAATATCGCCGGGCAGCTCGGCGCAGCCTTCGGTGGGGCAGGCGGCGCGGCCGGCGCGCTCGGCAAGGTACTTACCATCGCCACCGGCCCGGTTGGGCTCATCGTCGCGGCGATCGGCACGCTCATTGCCGTCTCGCCCGAGCTGCGCGGCGCCCTCATGGACGCCTTCGGCACGATCCTGCCGATCATCGTGAGCCTGGCGAAGGCCCTGATCCCGGTCATCCAGCAGCTCGCATCCTCGCTCCTGCCGGTCCTTCAGATCATCGGGCGCGCCGTCGCCCAGGTGATCTCGCAAATCGTCCCGATCATCGCGATGCTCGCCCAGCAGCTCGCCCCGATCATCACCCAGATCGCTGGGATGATCGGGCCCCTGGTCGCCGCGCTCATGCCCGTCATCACCCAGATCGTGAACGCACTGCTCGGCATCCTGCTCCCTGCGATCTCGGCGATCCTGCCCGTCGTCAAGGCGGTAATCGGCGCCGTGATCCCGGTCATCCAGGCGCTCGTGACGATCATCCAGGGCGTCGTCAACATCATCGTCGGCCTCCTCACCGGCAACTGGGCGCAGGTGTGGAAGGGCATGGGGCAGGTCGTCTCAGGCGCCGTCAACCTCGTCGTCTCCGTGATCACCGGCCTCTGGAGCATCACCAAGGCAGCCTTCACCGGCGGCCTCGCCCTCATCGCCGCCCTGTGGAACGGTGCCTGGAGCGCCATCGCCGGGTTCTTCTCGGCGATCGGGTCCACCATCGCCTCGCTCGCTACCGGCCTCGCGAACGGCGTGCGCTCCGCGATCTCGGGCGCCCTGTCCTGGCTCGGTTCCGCCTGGTCCTCGGCCTGGAGCGGGCTCACCGGCGCCGTCTCGGGCGCGGTGACCGCGGTCGGGCGGGCCGTCACCGGCATCCCAGGCGCGATCAAGGGCGCGCTCGCAGACGCCGGATCCTGGCTCGTCGGGGTCGGCAAGGACATCATCAACGGCCTGATCAACGGGATCGCGTCGATGGTCGGTGCCGCGGTGCAGAAGGTAAAGGACCTGGCCGGGTCCATCGTCAATGGCGCCAAGGCTGCCCTCGGCATCGGCTCGCCCTCGAGGGTCTTCGCGCGCGAGGTCGGTGCGATGATCCCCGCCGGCGCGGCCCTCGGCGTTACCGCCAACGCCGACGACTTCCGCAACGCCGTGGACGACATGGCCTCCTACGTGCCTGGCTGGTCGGCGTCGAGCGCGCGCCTTGGAGCGGGCGCCGGCTCCGCCCTGCCCGAGCAGGTGACGCTCGTGGACGCGTCCGGTGCGCTCCTCGCGCTGATGGACGTCCGGGTGGGCTCAGCGATGACAGCCGATGGCCGGGTGGCGGCGAACGGGGCGCGCAGATGGTAG
- a CDS encoding M15 family metallopeptidase, producing MVSVRGELFHPAAAAALQHLENQFAAQFGSEFIITSGYRPLGSPSDPPNSTGRTQWGSWNWYRKYGSPLAAIPGKSNHGWGLAADLGSGIDTAGTPQHRWIAANAPATGWVTGRVAGEPWHVEYDGSLTAPPTTEIPEGIAMSFSIVPAADKDGGIWLVPLNGGHRVRIGDPYHVELLQRLKANTGSDQMLLAEVDIALSYITAAHS from the coding sequence ATGGTTAGCGTTCGCGGCGAGCTGTTCCACCCCGCCGCCGCCGCCGCGTTGCAGCATCTCGAAAACCAATTCGCCGCCCAATTCGGCAGCGAATTCATCATCACGTCCGGTTACCGACCCCTCGGGTCGCCATCTGATCCGCCGAACTCGACCGGGCGCACCCAATGGGGGTCGTGGAACTGGTATCGCAAATACGGCAGCCCGCTCGCCGCGATCCCCGGCAAATCGAACCACGGGTGGGGACTCGCCGCTGATCTTGGGTCGGGCATCGACACGGCCGGCACCCCGCAACACCGTTGGATCGCCGCGAATGCCCCCGCGACCGGTTGGGTCACCGGCCGGGTTGCAGGCGAACCCTGGCACGTCGAATACGACGGCAGCCTCACCGCACCGCCCACTACCGAGATTCCGGAAGGCATTGCCATGTCATTCAGCATCGTCCCCGCCGCCGACAAAGACGGCGGCATCTGGCTGGTTCCACTCAACGGAGGCCACCGCGTCCGCATCGGCGATCCTTACCACGTCGAACTGCTGCAACGCCTCAAAGCAAACACCGGTTCGGATCAGATGCTGCTTGCGGAGGTCGACATCGCCCTTAGCTACATCACGGCGGCGCACTCGTGA